The genomic region TAAGGATTATCTATTTATGATTATATCTACACCAGCAGATTATTATTATAAAAAACCTTTAAAAATAAAAATAGAAGAAAAATATAGTCGTTCTGCATCTGGAGGGGTTGGGTTTACTAAAGCTTCTGGTAATTATGCCTCTTCATTTTATCCTACTAGATTAGCTAAAGAAGAGGGATTTGATCAGATATTATGGACAGATTCTTCTACTCATACATTGATTGAAGAATCTGGAACTATGAATGTATTTTTTTGGTTAAAAAATAAACTTATTACTCCATTATCTAATGAGAATATATTAAGTGGAATAACCTGTAAAAGTATTCTTTCTTTAGCTAAAGAAGAAGGATTAGAGATAGAAGAACGAAAATTAAGGGTTTCAGAAATTATAGATGGATTGAAAAATAAGATCTTAAAAGAAGCTTTTGGTTGTGGTACGGCCGTAGTTGTCACTTATTTTGAAATAATTAGTTATAAAGGTAAAAATTTTTTTTTACCTGATATTTTAGATAAAGAAAGGATATCAATTCGATTAAGAAAAAGATTATTAGATATACAACATAATTTATCGGTAGATCCTTTTGGATGGAGGTTAAAATTAAAAAGAATTTTGTAAGATCTATGAATAAAAAATTTCAATCCATAGAACATATAACAAAACAATCTTTATCTATTTTATATAGATTGGAACCTTGTCCAAGTTTGAATTTTCAATATACTAAGAAAGAATATATAGGAGATATTACTTTGATTTTATTTCCTTTATCTGAAAAATTAAAAAAACCTGTAGAAAAAATTGGAAAAGATATTGGAAATTATGTAAATAGTCAATTAGGAGATATGATCACTTTTTCTATTATAGGTGGTTTTTTAAATTTTATTTTTAAGGATAGTTATTATCTTCATATTCTTAAACAAATGTTGAATAAAAATTTTTATAATTTAAAATTACCATCTGAAAATATAATAGTGGAATACTCTTCTCCTAACGCAAATAAACCTCTTCATTTAGGTCATATTAGAAATAGCCTTATTGGACATTCTATATCCAAAATTCTGAAAATTGTGGGACATAAAATAACTAAAATTCAAATGATTAATGATAGAGGAATACATATATGTAAATCTATGATTGCTTGGAAAAAATTAGGTAAAGGAGAAACCCCTAATAGTTCCAAAATGAAAGGTGATCACTTTGTCGGTAAATATTATAATCTATTTGATAAAATTTATCATAAGGAAATTCACGATTATTCCAAAAAAAATAAAGATTACAATGATAAAAATATTCCTATTCTAAAACAGGCAAGAATTTTATTAAAAAAATGGGAATCTGGACATCATGAAACTATAAATATTTGGAAAAAAATGAACAAATGGGTTTATGAAGGATTTAAAGAAACTTATAAAAAGTTGGGAATCAATTTTGATAAAATAGAATATGAAAGTCATGTTTATAAATTTGGAAAAAATATTGTAAAAAATGGTCTAAAAAAAGGTCTATTTTTTAAAAAAAAAGATGGATCTATTTGGGTAAATTTGGAAAAAGAAGGATTTGATCAAAAACTTTTATTACGATCAGATGAAACTTCTGTTTATATAACCCAAGATATAGGAACTGCTGTAGAACGTTTTAAAAAATATTGTATAGATAGGTTAATTTATATTGTAGGAAAAGAACAAGATTATCATTTTCAAGTACTTTTTAGTATATTAAAACGTTTAGGATATATATGGGTAAAAAAATTATCTCATCTTTCTTATGGAATGGTAGATTTATCAAGTGGTAAAATGAAATCTAGAATGGGGAATATTATAGATGCTGATAGTTTGATATTAGAAATGTATTCCATTGTAAAAAAAATTTTTTTTAAAAATTTTTCCAATATGGAAAAAGAAAAATATTCTGAAGTAATAGGATTAGGAGCTATAAAATATTACTTTCTTCAAGTAGATCCTAGAAAAAGGATTCTTTTTCATCCAGAAAAATCTATAGATTTTAAGGGTAAAACTGGAACATATATTCAATACACTTATTCTAGAATTCGTTCATTAGAACGAAATTTTTTAAATTTATGTTCCTTAACTAATAAGGATTGGTCAAATATCAAATTTGATCTTTATGAAAAAAAAATGATTAAAATTCTTCAAAAATATCCATTAATATTAAAAAAATCAGCAATGTATTTGAATCCTTCTTTAGTAGCAAATTATGTTTATGAAGTTTCTAAAAATTTTAACAATCTCTATCAAAATAAAAGATTAATAGATCCTTTAAAGATTATTCATAGTAATATTAGAATGAATATTATTCATGTTACAGGAAATATTTTAAAATCAGGAATGAGTTTATTAGGAATCAAAATGCTTGATCGTATGTAATAAATAAACACACTTATGTTTGAATATTTACAAAAAAAATTAGATAAAGCTCTTCATATTTTCAAAGGAAATAGTAGAATAAACGAAATCAATATAGCAGAAACACTAAAAGATATTCGTAAAGCTCTTATTGATGCAGATGTTAATTATAAGATAGCTAAAATATTTGTTCAAAAAGTTAAAGAAAAATCTATTGGTAAAAAAGTACTCTCTTCTTTAAATCCAAAACAATTAATTATAAAAATAATATATGATGAATTAGTTTCCTTAATGGGTAAAAAAAATATAGAAATAAATATTTCTAATAATCCTACTATTATATTAATTTGTGGATTACAAGGTAGTGGAAAAACTTCTTTTTCTTCTAAACTTTCTTTTTTTTTAAAAAAAAAAAAGAAAAACCCTTTATTAGTAGCAGCCGATATTCATCGTCCTGCAGCTATAGATCAATTAAAAATTATAGCAGAAAAAAATAATCTTCCCGTATTTTTCTTAAAAAAAAGTAAAAATATAATAGAAATTTTTGACAAGTCTCTTATTTATGCTTCTGAAAAAAAATGCAATGTCATTATTATTGATACTGCAGGGAGATTAGCAATTGATAAAATTATGATGGATGAAATTCAAAAAATTTATCAATATTCTAAACCAGATGAAACTTTATTCGTTGTAGATTCAATGACTGGACAAGATGCTATAAATACTGTTCAAAGTTTTTCCAAATTTTTGAATATTGATGGAATAGTCATGACTAAATTAGACGGGGATAGTAGAGGTGGAGCAGCTATTACTATGTCTAGTGTCATTGGAAAACCTATTAAATTTATTAGTAATGGAGAAAAAATAGAAAATCTAGAAATTTTTTATCCAGAAAGAATAGCTAATAGAATTTTAGGAATGGGAGATATAGTTTCTTTGGTAGAAAAAATTCAGGAACAATTTGATGAGGAAAAAACTAAAAAAATTTATAAAAAAATATCAAAAAATCGTTTTGATTTTGAAGATTTATTAGAGCATATTCAACAAGTAAAAAAAATAGGAAGTATTAAAAATATTGTTTCCATGATTCCTGGTATGGAAAAAATTATTGATAATAAAAATAAAAAAAAATATTCTTTCAAAGAAATAGAATCTATTATTTTATCCATGACTCCTTATGAAAGGAATCATCCCAAAATACTTACTGATATAAAAAGAAAAAAAAGAATATCAAATGGATCTGGGATTTCATTAAAAAATATAGATCTTTTATTAAAACAATTTTCTAACATAAGTAAAATAATGAAAACTATTAAGGATAATTCAGGGAAAGATATTATAAAAAATTTTTTATCAAAAATTATTAATAAATAAAATATAATGTAAAAAGTTATTGGATTAACTTTAATAAAAGTTTTCTTTTATTGAAAATATTTTTAATTTTGTTCGTTATATGTTTAAATATCCCAATAGGGGTATTTTATTTTGAATAATATGAATGAGTAAATCATAATGAAAGGTTTTTTAAATAGAGATAGATTTTTAAGAATTTTAGAAAATATAAATATTTGGGATATTATTATTGTTGGAGGAGGAGCAACAGGATTAGGAATAGCATTAGATTCAGCTTCTAGAGGATTTAAAACTTTACTTTTAGAACAAAATGATTTTTCTAAAGGAACTTCTAGTCGTAGTACGAAATTGATACACGGTGGAATAAGATATTTAGCTCAAGGAAATATAAAATTAGTTTATGAAGCTTTGCAAGAGAGGGGGTATTTGTTAAAAAATGCTCCTCATTTAGTGAAAAAAAAACGATTTATTATTCCTATTTTTAATTGGAAAATGGGGATTTTGTATTGGACTGGTTTAAAAATTTATGAATGGTTATCTGGATCCTTGAGTTTTGGAAATTCTCAATTTTTATCTAAAAATGAAATACTAAAAATGTTTCCTGAAATTAGATCAAATAATTTAAAAGGAGGGATTTTATATTATGATGGACAATTTGATGATGCTCGTTTAGCTATTGATTTAGCACAAACTTGTGTTCAACAAGGTGGAGTATTATTAAATTATTTTAAAGTGAAAAATCTTATTAAAAAAATAGAAAATAAAATAATTGGAGTAATAGCTTATGATCTTGAAACTAAAAAAAAATATTCTATTTATTCAAAAATAGTGATTAATGCAACTGGAGTTTTTTCCGATACTATTTTAAAAATGGATGATTCCACATCTACTATTTTGATAAAGCCTAGTCAAGGAACGCATATTGTATTAAAAAAATCTTTTTTTAGTAGTTCAGATGCTATAGTAATTCCAAAAACTTCGGATGGAAGAATTCTATTTAGTATACCATGGTATGATCATGTTTTAGTAGGAACTACAGATACATTTTTGGAAAAAAGTGTTCTTGAACCCAAACCTTTAGAAAAAGAAATAGATTTTATTTTACAAACTTTTAATCAATATTTTTTATATAATCCGAATAAAAAAGACATTTTAAGTGCTTTTTCTGGATTACGTCCTCTTTTCGTACCTCCTAATTTATCTTATTCTTCTACTAAAGACATTTCTAGATCTCATAAATTAATGATGAGTCCTTCAGGTTTAATAACTATTATAGGAGGGAAATGGACTACATATAGAAAAATGGCAGAAGAAACCGTAAATAAAGCTATTGAAATTGGAAAATTAAAGAAAGTTTCTTCTATAACCAAAAATCTTAAGATTTTTGGTTATAGAACTGATTTTTATTCATGTAAAAATTATAATAATTGGGGGGATAAATATGGAGAAGAAGAAATTCATATTCAAAAATTAATTGAGGAAAATCCTTTATGGGGAGATCCATTAATTTATCAATATCCTTATCATTGTACAAAAGCAGAAGTTATATGGATGGTACGTTATGAAATGGCTAGAACAATTGAAGATGTTTTAGCAAGAAGATTTCGTTTATTATTTTTAAATGCTAAAATAGCAATAGATATAGCACCAATAATAGCATCATTAATGGCAAAAGAACTTTATCGAGATAAAGAATGGGAAGAATCTCAGATAGCTTCTTTTAAAGAATTAGCCATGCAATATTATTATCCATTTTGATTTTTTAAGGAGAAAATTTTTTGTAATTATTTATATGTTTATGAAAAAATATGTTCTATCGTTAGATCAAGGAACTACGAGTTCTAGAGCTATTATTTTTGATCAAATTGGAAATATTATTTCCGTAGCTCAAAGAGAGTTTACACAAATTTATCCTTATCCTGGATGGGTGGAACATAATGCAGAAGAAATCTGGTCTACACAAGCTTCAGTTGCTTTAGAAGCAATTTTAAAAGCAAATTTAGAAGGAGAAAATATTATTTCGATAGGAATCACTAATCAAAGAGAAACTACTGTAGTATGGGATAAAAAAACGGGGGAACCAATTTTTAATGCTATTGTTTGGCAAGATAGACGAACATCTAATTATTGTGATAAAATCAAGTGTGATGGATTAACTGAAATGATTAGAAAAAAAACTGGTCTTATTATAGATCCCTATTTTTCTGCTACTAAAATAAAATGGATATTAGAAAATATTCCAGGAGCTAAAAAAAGAGCTCATTCTGGATATTTAGCTTTTGGTACTATAGATTCATGGTTAATATGGAATTTAACTGGGAAAAAAATTCACGTTACGGATGTGACTAATGCATCTCGTACTATGCTTTTCAACATTCATACTCTTAGTTGGGATCAAGATTTAATAAATTTATTTGATATTCCAAAAACAATGCTTCCAGAAGTAAAATCATCTAGTGAAATTTTTGGTTATACAACTGGACATATACTTTCTCATAAGATTCCTATATCTGGAATTGCTGGAGATCAACAGTCAGCTCTTTTTGGTCAAATGTGTACAAAAATTGGAATGGTAAAAAATACTTATGGGACTGGTTGTTTTATGTTAATGAATGTAGGAGAAAATCCTGTTTTTTCTCAAAATAATTTAATAACTACTATTGCTTGGAAAATTAAAGATAAAGTTCAATATGCTTTAGAAGGTAGTGTTTTTATTGCAGGAGCCGTTGTACAATGGCTTAGGGATGGATTAGGGTTACTTTTATCTTCAAGTGAAGCAGAAATCCTTGCTTCTTCAGTAGAAGATACAGAAGGAATGTATATGGTCCCCGCTTTTTCTGGATTAGGGGCACCTTATTGGGATCAAAGAGCTAGAGGGACTATTGTTGGAATTACTAGGGGGACTTCTTCTGCACATTTTGTTCGTGCAGCTTTAGAAAGTATTGCTTTTCAAAATATGGATGTACTAAAAGCAATGGAAGCAGATTCTGGGATTTCTATTAAAGAAATTCGTGTAGATGGAGGTGCTACAGTAAATAAATTATTAATGCAATTTCAATCTGATATTTTAAATGTAAAAGTTGTTAAATCTAAAATTTCTGAACTTACAGCAGCAGGAGCAGCTTATTTAGCTGGATTAGCTGTAAATTATTGGAATAGTCTTGAAGAAATTCAAGATAATTGGAAAATGGACCAGATTTTTGAACCGAAAAGGATGTCCAGTCGTTTGGAAAGAATTCAAGGTTGGAAAAAAGCGATAAAAACAACCCGTACTTGGTCTAGTAAGTAAATTTTTTTTATAAAAATGAAAATAAAATGACAAAAATATATGCCGAGATTATAGGAACTATGATTTTAGTATTTTTAGGAAATGGAGTAGTAGCTAACGTACTTTTGTCAAAAACAAAAGGAAATGGGGCAGGATGGTTAACTATTACTGTAGGATGGGCTTTAGCAGTTTTTATAGGTATTTTAGTATCTTATCCTTATAGTGGAGGACATTTAAATCCATCTGTAACAATAGGGTTTGCCATAACTGGTAAGTTAAATTGGAATCTTGTCCCTTTTTATATTTTTGCTCAATTTATTGGAGCAATGTTAGGTGCTTTATTAGTATGGATTTTCTATAAAGATCATTTTTTAGAAACTAAGAAAGAACAAGATAAATTATCTGTTTTCAGTACAGGCCCTACTATAAAAAATTTTTTTTCTAACTTTTTAAGCGAAGTATTGGCTACATTTATTTTTATGTTGGTGAATTGTTACCTTACAAAAAAATATCCTATTGTAGGATTAGGGATTTTAGGGGCTTTTTTATCTTCTTTAGTTGTTTTGGGAATTGGATTATCTTTAGGTGGAACTACGGGTTGTGCAATTAATCCAGCTCGTGATTTAGGTCCAAGGATTATATATTCTATAATTCCAATTCCTGGAAAAGGTAAAAGTAACTGGGATTATGCATTTGTTCCTGTTTTAGGACCAATTGTAGGTAGTTCAGGAGCTGCTGCATTATATTTATTGTTATTCTCATAATAAAAAAACTTGTAACTTTTTTTATTAATTAAGTGTATAATATATATTAATGGATAATAAATATTCGATCCTTTTTTTTTAATAAGATTCCAATATGGATCACATAAAAATAGGAAAAAAATTGAAATTTTTTATTTTTTCTGATAGAGTTGGATCAGGATTACCATTATGGTTGCCTAGAGGCACAATTTTAAGAAAAAATTTAGAAAATTTTTTAACAGATATTCAAAAAAAATCTGGATATGAGATGATTATTACTCCACATATTGGACATAAAAAATTATATGTTATAAGTGGACATTGGAATAAATATGGAAAAGATAGTTTTAAACCTATTCAAACTCCTCATTCAGAAGAAGAATTTCTTTTAAAACCAATGAATTGTCCTCATCATTGTGAAATTTATCGTTCACAGGAATGGTCCTATCGCGATCTTCCTAAACGTTTTGCAGAATTTGGTACCGTATATCGTTATGAGCAAAGTGGTGAACTTCATGGACTTACAAGAGTAAGAGGATTTACTCAAGATGATGCACATATTTTTTGTACTTATGATCAGTTATTGGAAGAATTTAAAAAAGTAATAAATTTATTTTTTCATGTATTTCGTCGTTTAGGTTTTTTAGAATATACAGTTAGAGTATCACTTAGAGATCCCAAAAAAATAAATAATTATATTGGATCTGAAAAAAATTGGAAAAAAGCTGAGAAAGCTATACTTTTAGCGGTAAAAGAAGAAAAAATAGAATCTACGATTCATTATGGAGAAGCTGCTTTTTATGGTCCTAAACTGGATTTTCTTATTAAAGATTCTTTGGGAAGAAATTGGCAATTAGGAACTATTCAAGTAGATTATAATTTACCTGAAAGGTTTGATTTATATTATAGAGGTAAAAATAATGAAAAGCACCGTCCAGTAATGATACACAGAGCTCCATTTGGTTCTTTAGAACGTATTATAGCTATTTTGATAGAACATACAAAGGGGAACCTTCCTTTATGGATGGTACCTAATCAAGTGGTAATACTTCCTATAAGTGATAAATATATAGTTTATGCAAAAAAAATTTTAAATTTGATGTTAAATTATAATATTCGTGTTTTTATTGATAAAAGAAACGAGAAAATTGATAAAAAAATCAGAGATTCGGAAGAAAATAAAATTCCTTATATGATTATTTTGGGGGAAAAAGAAGTAATTACTCAAACTATTTCATTACGAAAACATGGATTAGGTCATATAGGAATATTATCTATTTCCAACGGAATAAACACTATTTTTAAAGAAATTAATTAAATTTATAAAACTATTATTATAAAAAAAAATTTTCAAGGGGGAATAAAAAAAGAGAATATATCGTTCATTTATAAAAAAAAGGAGGAACATCGTATTAATAATCATATAAATTCTAATCAAGTTCGTTTAGTTGGTGATTCTATCAAAAATGGAATTTTTATCCATTCAAGATGCAATTCAATTATCTATAGATAAAGGATTAGATTTGGTGGAGATAAACCCAAAAGTTGATCCTCCAATATGTAAAATATTGGATTATAAAAAATTCCTATATGAACAAAAGAAAAAAAAGAAGCAATTTAAAGCAAAACAAATTAAGGTAAATACTAAAGAAATCCGATTTGGACCACAAATCGGAGATCATGATGGAAAAGTTAAAATAAAAAGTGCTGAAAAATTTTTAATGAGGGGGGATAAAGTAAAAGTTTTTGTTTTTTTCAAAGGGCGTTCTATAGTATATAAAGACCAAGGAAAAATTAAATTGCTAAAATTTGCAGAAGAAATTGAAGAATATGGAAAAGTTGAACAAATGCCAGTTATGGAAGGAAAAAGAATGTACATGATATTAGCCCCAAAAAAAATTTAGTATGCCAAAATTAAAAACAAAATCCGGAACTAAAAAAAGATTTAAAAAAACCGCTAATGGATATATAAAAAAAAAACATGCATTTAAAAATCATCTTTTAACGAAAAAATCAAAAAAAAGAAAACGGAAACTTTCTACATTTTCTCTATTAAAAAAGTCTGATCAAAAGAATATAAAAAAACAATTCTAAATTATAGAAAAGCATGCCAAGATCTACAAATTCTGTTTACTCAAGACGAAAAAGAAAAAAAATACTTAAATTAGCGAAAGGATTTTATGGAGCTAGAAGTAAGGTTTATACAATTGCTAAAAATGCGGTAGAAAAATCTTTTAGTTATGCTTTTTTAGGAAGAAAAAAAAAGAAAAAATATTTTAGATCTCTTTGGATTCAACGTATTAATGCTGGATCACGTAAATATGGAATTTCTTACTCCAAGTTTATGAAAAAAATATCTGATAAAAGTATTAAAATTAATAGAAAATTTCTTTCAGATTTTTCTATGAATCATCCGGATATTTTCAAAAAAATAGTGGATGATATTACCTTATAACAGAGAGTTTTTTTTCTCAAAAAAAATTATCAATTTTTTTTTTATTAATTTTTTTTTCATAGAAGAAAAATAATCTATAAAAAGTTTACCTTCAATATGATCATATTCATGTTGGATAACTCTTGAACAAATTCCTTTTAAAGTCTTTTTTTTTTTATTCCAGTTATTATCGTAATATTCTATTAATATATGAGATTTTCTTTTTACATATTCCATGATTCCAGGAAAGCTTAGACATCCTTCATTGAATTCATATTCTTCTCCATATATTTTCAATATTCTAGCGTTAATAAAAACTTCTTGATAATTATTTTTTCCATTTTTTGATAGGTAAGGCGTTTTTACTATAAATAATCGGATATTTTTACCAATTTGAGGTGCTGCTAATCCTATTCCTTTTACTTTATGTAAAGTTTCAAACATATCTTTGATCAATTGATTAATTCGACTATCTTGGTAATAGATATTCATATCTATATCGATACATTTTTTTCTTAAAATTGGATTTCCATAAAGTATTATAGGTAAGATCATAGATTAATTTTTTTTCTTTTTTTTTGAAAGATAAGATTGTAAAATTAGGGTAGCACTAATTTTATTTAAAATATTTTTTTTCTTTTTTTTTATCCCTAGTTCGATCATAGTGTAAAAAGCAATTTTAGATGTAAAACGTTCATCTAATCTATCTATTAATATTTTAGGATATTTTTTATGAAATTTAAAAATAAATTTTTGAATATATTTTTCTATTAAAAAATTTTTATTTTTTAATGTTTTAGGTAACCCTATAACAATTTTTTCTATTTTTTCGGTAACTATAAAAATATCCAAAAAATCCATTAATTTTTTAGTTGGAATAGATTTTAATCCAAAGGAAAATACTTGTGAAATATCTGATATAGACAAACCAGTTATCCTTTTTCCGTAATCTATCCCCAAAATTTTTTTCATTATTATAACAAATATATTTATATTATATATATTTTTGTCTTTGTTTGTATCAATTTTTATGAAAGTAAATCAACTAAAATTAGAAATAGAAAATTACTGGGATAAAAAAAAAGAAATATGGTCTACAAATGATAGTATAAGAAAAATCGTGATTCATGTTATTGATTATGTAGAACAAGGATCAATAAGAGTTTCGGAGTTTATAAATGGAAAATGGCAAGTCAATGAATGGATAAAAAAAGCTATAATTATGTATTTTTCTATAAAAAAAATGAAGACTATAGAATTGGGACCATTCGAATTTTATGATAAAATACCGATAAAAAATAAATTTAAAGAGAAAGGAATTCGCGTAGTCCCTCATGCTATAGTACGTTATGGGTCTTATATTTCTCCTGGAGTTATCCTGATGCCTTCTTATGTAAATATAGGATCTTATATAGGAAAAGAAACAATGATAGATACATGGGCAACTATAGGAAGCTGTGCTCAAATTGGAAAAAGAGTCCATATAAGTGGAGGAGTTGGAATAGGAGGGGTTTTAGAACCCATCCAAAATAATCCTGTAATTATTGAAGATGATGTTTTTATTGGATCTAGGTGTATTTTAGTAGAAGGAGTACTTATAGAAAAAGAATCCGTATTAGGAGCAAATGTTGTTATAACTTCCTCTACTAAAATTTTGGATGTAACAAATCAAAAACCTATAGAAATGAAAGGTATAATTCCAAAATATTCTGTAGTAATACCTGGATCCTATCCTAAAAAATTTCCTTCAGGAATATATCATATTCCATGTGCAATGATTATAGGAAAAAGAAAAGAAAGTACTAATAAAAAAATATCTTTAAATGAAGTGTTGAGAACGCATCATCTTATTTTGTAATTTTTTTTACTTATCATGTATTTTTATAAAGAAGAAATAGAAAAAAGTGTAAAAATATTGAAAAGAGGAAAATGTTTACTATACCCAACAGATACTGTATGGGGATTGGGATGTGATGCTTTTAATTTAAATTCTATAGAAAAAATATATAAAATAAAGAATAGAAATATTTCTAAATCTATGATTATTTTAGTAGAAAATATAGATCGTTTATACGAATTAATAGAGTATATTCCTAATTTAGTTAAGAAAATTATTCAGGATAATTTTATAAAAAAAGAGAAACCTATTACTATAGTATATAAAAAACCTCGTAAAATAGTTTCTAATTTATTGATCAATAGTCAAGATAACACTTTAGCTATTAGATTAACTAACGATCCATTTTGTTCTCATTTAATTAAAACATTAGATAGACCTATTATATCTACTTCTGCAAATTTATCAGGATTTCCAACTCCTAAATCCTTTTCTGAAATTAGTTATTCTATATTAAGTAAAATAGATTATTCTGTTAATTTTCGTAGAAGAGAAAAAGCCCGCTATAATAGTTCTTCTATACTAAAAATTATTTCAAATAAAATTAAAATATTACGTATGTAATTTACATGAATTTAGTTTCTGCTATTCATAGGGATATATTTCGTATTATTAGTAATTCTGCTAAAAAAATACAACAAGATTGTTATGTAGTTGGAGGTTATGTTAGGGATTTTTTACTTGATAAAAATCTTTCTCAAGATTTAGATATTTTAACAATAGGAGAAGGAATTAAATTAGCTAAAGAAGTTGCTAAACATATAAAACCAACTCCTAGAATAAATATATTTAAACGTTTTGGAACTGCTATGTTAGAATTTGATAATCAAAAAATAGAATTTGTTAGTTCTAGAAAAGAATCGTATCATTTCTATAGTAGAAATCCAATTATTGATTTTGGAACATTGCAAGATGATCAAAATAGAAGAGATTTTACAATTAATGCTTTAGCGATTAGTTTAAATAAAAATAATTATGGAAAATTATTTGATCCATTTGGTGGGGTATTAGATTTGAGAAAAAAAATTTTAAGGAATCCATTAAATTCAGATATTACTTATTCTGATGATCCATTACGAATGATGAGAGCTATACGATTTGCAACTCAACTTCAATTTATCATAGATAAATCTTCATTTAAATCTATTCAGAAAAATAAAAATAGAATCAGTATTGTTTCTATAGAAAGAATTACAGAAGAATTTAATAAGATACTTCTATCTAACAGGCCTTCTATAGGATTATTTTTATTATCTAAATCTGGATTATTATCAATAATATTACCGGAATT from Blattabacterium sp. (Cryptocercus punctulatus) str. Cpu harbors:
- a CDS encoding CCA tRNA nucleotidyltransferase, with protein sequence MNLVSAIHRDIFRIISNSAKKIQQDCYVVGGYVRDFLLDKNLSQDLDILTIGEGIKLAKEVAKHIKPTPRINIFKRFGTAMLEFDNQKIEFVSSRKESYHFYSRNPIIDFGTLQDDQNRRDFTINALAISLNKNNYGKLFDPFGGVLDLRKKILRNPLNSDITYSDDPLRMMRAIRFATQLQFIIDKSSFKSIQKNKNRISIVSIERITEEFNKILLSNRPSIGLFLLSKSGLLSIILPELVLLQGIEEKNGYKHKDNFYHTLQVVDNISQEKNNSIWLRWVALLHDIGKPYTKKFFPKTGWSFHAHELVGSKMSSNIFKRLKLPKGKYIKYVKKIIQNSYRPVSLIEHNSSDSAIRRLLFDMGEYMEDLIKLCIADITTKNIEKKNKYKKNFFLLMERMKKLEEKDRIQKWKPPISGNDIMNAFHINPCKEIGIIKNFIKESILDGKISNEFSTAYFLMLKKGKELGLKKIIKN